In Halogranum gelatinilyticum, the DNA window TCGTCGGCGACGAGCGCGACGAGCCGCTTGAACTCGTCGAGGCGGTCGGAGACGTCCGTGATCTCCATGTCGCGGTAGTTCAGTTCGCCGAGGAGGTTGTCGGCGACCCAGGTCGCGGCGAGGTCCGGGTCGTACTCCTCGGCGACGTCCTCGTAGAAGTCCGCGACCTCCTTCGTCGAGGTGAGCTTCGAAGCGGACTCCTCGTCCAGCCCGTACTCCTCGCTGAAGCGGTCGCGACGGGCGTCGGGTAGCTCCGGAATCGGAATCTTCTGCTTCCAGTCCGAAACTTGGAGCGCGGGCAGGTCAGCCTCGCGGAAGTACCGGTAGTCCTTCTCTTCCTCTTTCGAGCGCATCGAGACCGTAATCCCGCGAGACTCGTCCCAGTGCCGGGTCTCCTGCTCGATGGCGCGGCCACGCTGGATGGCGTTCTTCTGGCGGGTGACCTCGTAGGCCAGTGCCTTTTCGGCCCCTTTGTGGCTGGAGATGTTCTTGACCTCCGTGCGGTTGGCCTCCTCCAGTGTCTCGACGGCGATGGAGCCGTCGTCACTCACTTCGTCGGACGGGACCATCGAGATGTTGGCGTCGATGCGGAGCGAGCCGTCGCGCGTGGAGTCGAAGACGCCGAGATAGTCGAGCACCTCTTCGAGTTTCGCGAGGAAGTTGCGCACTTCCTTCGGGCTGCGGAAGTCCGGCTCGGTGACGATCTCCATCAGCGGCGTCCCCGCGCGGTTGTAATTGACGAGCGTGTAGTCGGCGGTGTCGATGCTGCCGCCCTTGTGCTGGAGGCTGCCGGGGTCCTCTTCGAGGTGGGCCCGTCGGATGTTGATGACGCGGCGTCGGTCCTGGATGTCGACCGCCAGATGGCCGTCCTGACAGATCGGGGCGTCGTACTGGGTGATCTGGAAGTTCTTGGGCAGGTCGGGGTAGTAGTAGTTCTTCCGGTGG includes these proteins:
- the gatB gene encoding Asp-tRNA(Asn)/Glu-tRNA(Gln) amidotransferase subunit GatB, with translation MTAQALEQRELASVIGLEVHVQLETDTKIFCGCSTTAVDDEEPNTRTCPVCLGLPGALPVLNEGAVEAAVKIGKALNADIPEETTFHRKNYYYPDLPKNFQITQYDAPICQDGHLAVDIQDRRRVINIRRAHLEEDPGSLQHKGGSIDTADYTLVNYNRAGTPLMEIVTEPDFRSPKEVRNFLAKLEEVLDYLGVFDSTRDGSLRIDANISMVPSDEVSDDGSIAVETLEEANRTEVKNISSHKGAEKALAYEVTRQKNAIQRGRAIEQETRHWDESRGITVSMRSKEEEKDYRYFREADLPALQVSDWKQKIPIPELPDARRDRFSEEYGLDEESASKLTSTKEVADFYEDVAEEYDPDLAATWVADNLLGELNYRDMEITDVSDRLDEFKRLVALVADDEITTKNAEEIVLRRMLDDGVDPETVIDEEGLGKADDDAIGGFVDEAIEENPDAVDDYHSGEGGALNFLVGQVMQKSKGSADPGTVNQLLRERLDD